AAAATGGCACTGATGTGTACGCACAGAAATTGTGCAGGAACGTAGGGGCAAGAGTTTGGACGGTGGCGAGATCATGACCGAAGGGACTGGGCGGAAGGAAAAGGCAAAAGCCATTTCCAACCAATACCGTTCCTTGTTCGAGAACGCCGTCGAGGGCATCTACCGCACCACGCCGTCGGGCCGCTATCTCAACGCCAATCAGGCTTTGGCCCGCATTTACGGCTATGACAGCCCCAAGGCCCTGATCGAGGGCCTGACCGACATCGCCCACGGGCTCTATGTCCATCCCGAGGACCGCGACCGTTTCAAGCGGCTGCTGGACCATGAATCGGTGGTGCGCAACTTCGAGGCCCAGGTCTATCGCAAGACCGGCGAGATCATCTGGATCGCCGAAAACGCCCGTTTGGTGCGTGACGACGACGGCAACGCCGTCTGTTACGAAGGCACCGTCCAGGACATCACCGAGCGCAAGCTGACGGAAGAGCGCCTGCGTCTGGCCGCCACCGTCTATGAAAATGTCGGCGAGGCGATCATCGTCACCGACACCGACGATGTCGTCCACGCCATCAACCCGGCCTTTTCGCGCATGACCGGCTTTGCCGTCGATCAGGTGGTGGGGCTGAAATCGAAATTCATCGCCGACGAGATCAACGACCCCAAGACGGTGGCCGAGGCCTGGGACTTCGCCCGCAGGGGCGAAACCTGGCATGGCGAATTGTGGGGCCGGCGCTCCAACGGCGACGTCTTCCCGGCTTCGGTGGCGCTGACCGGGGTGCAGGGCGAAAACGGCGAAGTGGGCAGCTTCGTCATGGTGGCGTCCGACGTCACCCGGCGCAAGATGGACGAACAGCGCATCCGCTTCCACGCCCGCCACGACGCCCTGACCAAGCTGGCCAACCGCCACACGGTGATGGAAGCCCTGGGTGACGCCATCGTCCGGGCCGAGAACGAAGGCAACCGGCTGGCGCTGTTGTTCCTGGACGTCAACCACTTCAAGGACGTCAACGACAGCTTCGGCCATGCCGCCGGCGACGAATTGCTGAAACAGGTGGCGCGGCGGCTGAAGGGCTGCGTGCGCGCCAGCGACATCATCGGGCGCCTGGGTGGCGACGAATTCGTCGTCGCCTTGCCGTCCATCACCGATGCCCAAGGGGCGCTGGCCTGCGTGGAAAAGGTGCTCTAC
This is a stretch of genomic DNA from Magnetospirillum gryphiswaldense MSR-1 v2. It encodes these proteins:
- a CDS encoding putative bifunctional diguanylate cyclase/phosphodiesterase; translation: MTEGTGRKEKAKAISNQYRSLFENAVEGIYRTTPSGRYLNANQALARIYGYDSPKALIEGLTDIAHGLYVHPEDRDRFKRLLDHESVVRNFEAQVYRKTGEIIWIAENARLVRDDDGNAVCYEGTVQDITERKLTEERLRLAATVYENVGEAIIVTDTDDVVHAINPAFSRMTGFAVDQVVGLKSKFIADEINDPKTVAEAWDFARRGETWHGELWGRRSNGDVFPASVALTGVQGENGEVGSFVMVASDVTRRKMDEQRIRFHARHDALTKLANRHTVMEALGDAIVRAENEGNRLALLFLDVNHFKDVNDSFGHAAGDELLKQVARRLKGCVRASDIIGRLGGDEFVVALPSITDAQGALACVEKVLYAFSEPFSLPEQELYASTSIGVALYPDHADCAETLLSHADAAMYHAKAGGNAYRFYDSDMDRQAAERVNLENDLRHALAEGQFRLNYQPKIDGISRKVVAAEALIRWKHPTRGNVSPALFIPVAERAGLIGAIGDWALAEACRQMRLWLDDGIEFGCISVNLSPAQFHDASLKQKVERSLSQWGLSPSLLELEITETMMATEVDRAIAIVGELGQMGVRMSIDDFGTGYSSLAYLKLFPVNVLKIDRAFIKELPGNRKDGAIVSSIATLAANLGFEVIAEGVETQAQAGFLLTKGVTLMQGFLFSPAVPPDEFAQLVRTGV